ACATCCCTCATGAGAAGCCGGTGGTGGCTGGACCGTTTCAGgaatctgaggtgcgggaggttcctccgccccctgtGTACTTCGTTTGTTCCATTGTGGATtcgaggcgtcgggcgaggggccttcagtacctcaaggactgggaggggtacggtccggaggagatatgctgggttccggtggaggacgtgttggacccttcaatgttgcgggagttccaccgtctccgtccggatcgccctgcacctcgccctcTGGGTCGTCCTCGAACCGTgcatcaagggggggggggggggggggggggggggttactgtcacgacttccacagAAGTTGGTTCCTCTTGCTCGGGCAGCGTTCGGTGTTCGGTGTCAcctgtcttctagccatcgtcattccacttttcatttttcatttgttttgtcttgttttttccgacacacctggttctcatttccctcaGTAAGtcttgtgtatttaaccctctgttccccccatgtctttgtgtggaattgtttctgtaagtgcttgtgcacatcgTTACTGGTGCAcgtcgggttttgtacccaaGTTGGTTATTTCTTTATGCCATTAGTTTTGACATTTAACTGCTCTGGCTATTACATAGTTCTGCTCTCCAGTGTCtgacttcactgccaccagtCACGCATCCTTTACAACTATGTAAAATTAAAATATTTCAACATACCTCTCCCTTTATGGAATGGGATAGAATCCTAGGAATCAAACTGCATTTCATAATTCAtaatttttattattttaaagAAAATTCCACAGAATGTAGGACCAATTCTTAAATGACAATCTGTTTAAAATAATGCTGTTTGATTAAATTCCAGTTGACTGTAACCATGTCAATATAATATTACATTTAAAGATGCATTATGCAGAAATCACtacaccatttcctggttgctaaaattctaatagttcacctaatttctgTTTATGTGATAAAACAAAGAAGTATAGTGTTAGAGCATggcttcaaccctgttcctgttgagctactgtcctgtaggttttcactccaaccctgttcctgtagagctactgtcctgtaggttttcactccaaccctgttcctgtagagctactgtcctgtaggttctcactccaaccctgttcctgtagaggaTTCTCATCAATAGACACATGACACTGACTGAGGGAGGTTTTGTAGCCTTAATGACAAAATTGGGAGTATCGAACTGTTAACCTCAaacacaaatctctctctctctctctctctctctctcactcactcacactcacacaaagGCTCAGACTCAAgctcacactcacaaacacacagctttgtcaggaggaatctgaccagaggcagttaacccacatcaGTTTCCTTATTATCACTCTATGACAAGAGTTCAAGAGAAGATAACAAACGTGTGAGGATTTGAAGAACgataaacaaataattaaatgtCTAAAGTCTACTGTCTTCCAGATAGCTCTTAGATCTCGTATTCTTTCAGGACCATTGTGAACATGACCTCCTCCAACAACTCTAGCTTGGACTCCACTTTGATTCTGGCTAGCTGGAATTCGGGCAGCCTGATATCGAGCATCATCCTGGGGCTGTGCTGTGTTATAGGCCTCCCTGGTAACATAGCTGTCCTGGTGGTCATCCTGCGCCGCTCGTCCCGACGCCTAAACTTCACCCTGTGCCTCATGCTGAACCTGGCTTCCTCTGACATCCTGTGCCTGGCCATGGTTCCCGTTTGGATCTACAATATCCTGTCCGACTGGACTCTGGGCCATGCCGTATGCAAGTTAGCCACCTTCCTGCTCTACCTCAGCCTGTGTTCTAACGTGCTAACGGTTACTCTACTCGGTGTCCATCGCTACCTCCAGGTACTCTACCCGCAGATGTGGAACAGGCTGGGGCGCAAGGGGGAGGTGGTGCTGCTCCTAGCCCTGTGGGGGCTCGCCTGTGCTCTGACATCCCCCACTGTTGCCACTCGCGATGTGGTTGATGGCGGACTCCATTGCCAGCAACACAAGGGCTCCGATGCTGAAAGAGTTGCTGTGCTTGTCTTGCAGACCCTTTTAGGGTTTGTGATCCCGTTCTCTGTGCTGGTCACCTCCTACTGCTGCCTCCACCGGCGGGTGAACCAGACGGCGCTGTTCAGCAGTGCCTACCCATAGTcaaaccccctaaccctaaccttaacaaatCTGGGTACTctcaaaaataaatatatgttttagGTGTTTTTAGAGCAGCCAATTAAGAGGCCCATTGCCCCTGCTGTTTTGTCCACAACAAAACCCACATTTGGGGTTGCTGACTGTATAGGCTGTACTTTCTAGGTATCCATAGGTTAGCCTAGATTTATTATTTTGGTGATCTTTCGCCCTTCAAGCTTGACCTCCATTGGTCAAAGCCTAAATTGTATTGCTTCTGTCAGCTTTCCCATAAATACATACATGTATTTGGTTACTATGAATAAGTTTCTCTTACAGTACATGTACTTCTGCTTTGGTTCAGAGGAGCTTCAACTTACCAtagtgttttggaatatttgtctACTTGTGAAGTTGCCTCAATGCATGTCAAAATCAGGTATTTTAGAAGAGAGCACAATGGAAAACCACACTAGATCTatgcaacaacatgtctgcctAAATTGATCAATAAAAGCATGCATTTCAAACCTTACACCACTCTGATGCCCAATATGGGTTTAACCATTTTAGTTTCAGTCTAACCCGCAACAAGAAGTGAGCCTACTTGCCAACACCGCCAAACAAAATTAATTCTGAACCAAATGAAGGTAGAACTTGCCATATGTCAGATGTATCAACACATTTGGTAAACAGACAAACAACTTTCTGCACCCAAAGGAACATGCCTTTATGTTTATAATT
This genomic window from Oncorhynchus clarkii lewisi isolate Uvic-CL-2024 chromosome 32, UVic_Ocla_1.0, whole genome shotgun sequence contains:
- the LOC139391946 gene encoding leukotriene B4 receptor 1-like, with amino-acid sequence MTRVQEKITNVTIVNMTSSNNSSLDSTLILASWNSGSLISSIILGLCCVIGLPGNIAVLVVILRRSSRRLNFTLCLMLNLASSDILCLAMVPVWIYNILSDWTLGHAVCKLATFLLYLSLCSNVLTVTLLGVHRYLQVLYPQMWNRLGRKGEVVLLLALWGLACALTSPTVATRDVVDGGLHCQQHKGSDAERVAVLVLQTLLGFVIPFSVLVTSYCCLHRRVNQTALFSSAYP